Within Streptomyces roseirectus, the genomic segment AGGACGCGCAGATCGGCCTCCCGGAACACGCGGGGGCTGAGGCGGGCGGCGGCGGCGCGGGCCGCGGTGTCGGCGAGGGCTGCGGCGGCGAGCGCGCCCGCGACCCAGGCCGCCGGGGCTGCCGCGTCGCGCAGGAGGGGGCCGAGGGGTTCGTGGCGGTCGTAGGCGCCGGCCGCGTCCAGGGCCGCGCCGATCAGGGCCGTGGTGGCGGTGAGGGCAAGTGCGGCCAGGGCGGCGGCGGCCGTCTGGGCGGCGAGCATGGTGGTCAGGGCGCGGCGGTCCGCGTGCCAGGCCAGGCGCAGGGTGCGGGCCAGGACGGCGGGCAGGCGGCGCGCGGTGGCGGCCAGGCCCAGGGAGGCGGGTTGGTCGTCGGCAAGCCGCATGACTGGCGCGGGGCCGACGGCGGCGGGCAGGGGCTCTGTCACCCGTCCGGTTTAGAGGCCCTGCCCGCCGCCGCGCACGCCGTTTCCTGATCCGCTGTCACAGGCGGGCAGGCAGACGGCACTGGCGGTCAACTCCGGTCAGTTCCGTTCATCCTGCGGGGGGATGGGGGGTGCGGCGGCGACGGCGGTCCACGGGCGGCGGGGGTCGTCGGCATCGCGTCCGGACAGGCCGAGCGCGCCGGCCGGGGTCCACACCCAGGCGTGCGCCTCGTTCGGCAGACGCCGCGCCCCGATCACCCAGTGCGCCCGACGCCCGCGCAAGGCCATGGTGAGGACGGCGGCCAGCGACACCTCCATGCACGCGATCCGGCCCGGCCACCAGGGCGGGCGCACGGCCGAGACGGCGGCCACCGCCTCGGCGGCCACGGCGGGCGGGGCCGGCGGGAGGCGGTGCAGGAGGCCGAGCAGCCGCATCCGCGCCCGCAGCGGCAACCGCATCAGCGCGAGCGCGAGCACGAGGGCGGGAGCGGCCAGCACCCGCACCAGGCGGCCGGGCCGCGTGCACGGTTCGGCCGGTGAGGTTGCCGGGGGCATCGGCGGCGGCAGCACCGGCGATCCGCTCTCCGCGTCCGTGAGCAGCCCCGCCTGCGTCAGGCGCTCGACGGTCTGGGCGACGACCGCCTCGACGTCGCCTCCCATCCCCTCCGCCCGCAGTTCCTGCGCCACCTGGGGCAGAGTCCCGGCGAGCGCGGCCGACCAGATCCGTTCGGTGGCGGTGTTCATCCACTGCCACCGGCCGCTCGGCGCGTGCAGGACGGCCACGCAGCCCTCGCCGAGGTCGGCCCGGTGGACACCGGGTGGTACCCGCATCACCGCGCACTCCCTGCCGGGACGGTGATCCGCGACAGCCACCAGGAGGTGATCAGGAAACTCTCCAGGGCACCGAGCGGCGGCCGTCCGACGCCCTCGACCGCCGCGTCCAGCGCCGCGTGGACCGCGTCGGCGTCCATGAGGCCCGCCGCGGTCAGCGCGCTCGCGTCCACCACGGCGTGCAGCTCCCGGCGGTGCGCGCGCAGCCCCTCGTACAGCAGCGGCGTGAAGTTGCCCTTCGACTGCCGTCCGGCCAGCCATCCCGGCAGGTCGGGGCGGGCCAGCGCGAGCAGCGGCTTGTAGCGGCCGGGGCGGCGGCGTTCGCCGGCCCCGATGCGCAGGCACGCGGCGACGACCTCGTTGTCCAGGAACGGGGTCACCGGGACGATCCCGTGCTCGGCGTACAGCGGTGCGCTGTCGTGCAGGGCGCCGCCGTTGTAGCGCAGTGCGGCCCAGTCCTCCCATTCCCCGGCGTCGACGTCACCCACCGTCCGCCCGGAGGCGTCGAGCATCGCGGCAACTGTCCG encodes:
- a CDS encoding lasso peptide biosynthesis B2 protein; the protein is MRVPPGVHRADLGEGCVAVLHAPSGRWQWMNTATERIWSAALAGTLPQVAQELRAEGMGGDVEAVVAQTVERLTQAGLLTDAESGSPVLPPPMPPATSPAEPCTRPGRLVRVLAAPALVLALALMRLPLRARMRLLGLLHRLPPAPPAVAAEAVAAVSAVRPPWWPGRIACMEVSLAAVLTMALRGRRAHWVIGARRLPNEAHAWVWTPAGALGLSGRDADDPRRPWTAVAAAPPIPPQDERN